From Arachis stenosperma cultivar V10309 chromosome 2, arast.V10309.gnm1.PFL2, whole genome shotgun sequence, one genomic window encodes:
- the LOC130963090 gene encoding uncharacterized protein LOC130963090 yields the protein MERALQAQLVPEEQCVEFATYLLTGEASHWWQGARRLLQQGNYPITWDAFRVEFYKKYFPNSARTSKELGLLRLKQGVMSVSEYTDKFEELFRFSRMCQGTPGDFEEWKCIKYEGGLRSDILSSVGPMEIRTFSELVNKSRIVEECVKRMVAEKGSHREHNQRFAPRGREFKERGYMQHFPQGRNNFATSEESQRNGKGKRTSTSSDVSSCQRCGSHHPDRPCLLGLGLVDFWIFGETD from the exons ATGGAGCGAGCGTTGCAAGCGCAGTTGGTACCCGAGGAGCagtgtgttgaatttgctacctacCTGCTTACAGGGGaggcatcgcattggtggcaaggggctcgacgtcTCTTACAACAGGGGAATTATCCTATCACTTGGGATGCCTTCCGggtggaattctataagaagtacttccCAAATTCCGCCAGGACATCCAAGGAATTGGGGTTACTACGGTTGAAGCAAGGTGttatgtccgtatctgagtatacagacaaatttgaggagTTATTCAGGTTTTCTCGCATGTGTCAGGGAACTccgggagacttcgaggaatggaaatgcattaagtatgaaggagggctCCGGAGTGACATCTtgagttcagtgggaccaatggagatccgAACTTTTTCAGAGTTGGTGAATAAGAGCAGAATtgttgaagagtgtgtgaagaggATGGTTGCAGAGAAAGGAAGTCATAGAGAGCACAACCAAAGATTTGCACCAAGGGGTCGAGAGTTTAAGGAGAGAGGATACATGCAACACTTTCCCCAAGGGCGGAATAACTTTGCGACGAGTGAGGAGTCCCAAAGAAATGGTAAGGGAAAGCGGACATCGACTTCTTCTGATGTTTCGAGCTGTCAAAGATGTGGAAGTCATCACCCAGATAGGCCATGCCTATTGGGGTTAGGc TTGGTTGATTTCTGGATTTTTGGTGAAACGGATTGA